The DNA segment GTTGGCCGCCTTGCTGGATGAATGGGTGTGGCCCTGGCGGTGTTTGAGATTAGGGATGTGGATTTGGCTGGCAGGATAGGCAGGATCTACACGGCCCACGGTGCCGTAGAGACTCCAGCCTTCTTCCCGGTGATAGACGTTTATAGGCAGGAGGTTAGTGTGGAGGAGGTTAGGGCCGCCGGGTTCGGCCAGGTTATAACCAACGCCTACCTCCTGTGGAAGCGCTTCGGCCGGGAGGCGGCCGAGAAGGGTGTCCACGGCATCCTGGGCTTCCAGGGTGTTGTAATGACGGACTCCGGGGCCTACCAGATACTCGAGTACGGCGGGGTCGAGCTGAGCCAGGAGGAGGCTATAGAGTATCAGAAGAGGCTGGGGAGCGACATAGCTGTGATACTCGATATACCCACGGGGGATGTTGGGAGGAGGGAGGCTGAGGAGAGTGTTAGGGAGACTATAAGGAGGGCCGTGGAGGCTCGGGGCATGATAGAGGGTGACGAGAGGATATGGGTCTACCCGGTCCAGGGGGGCCGGTATTTCGACCTGGTGGAGGAGAGCGCCAGGGTGGGGAGCAGGCTGGGCTATTACAGGATGTACGGCATAGGGAGCCCCACAGTATTCCTAGAGCGCTATATGTACCACGTGGTTGTCGAGGCTGTGTACCGGGCTAAGAAACACCTACCCTGGGGCAGGCCCGTCCACCTGTTCGGCGCGGGCCACCCCCTGGTATTACCCTACGCTGTAGCCCTTGGTGTCGACACTTTCGACTCCGCCTCCTACATACTCTACGCTAGGGAGGGCCGCTACATAACCGAGCATGGGGTGTACAGGATTGAGGACCTCGACTACCTACCCTGCTCATGCCCCGTCTGCAGCAGGTACACACCCCAGGAGCTCAGGGAGATGGATAGGGGGGAGAGGACGAGGCTCCTGGCGCTCCACAACCTCTACGTGATAGCGGCGTCGCTGAGGAGGGTGAAGCAGGCTATACGCGAGGGGAGGCTCTGGGAGCTGCTTGAGGAGACCTCCAGGAAACACCCCTCCACGGCGAGGGTTATGGCTAGGATGGGCAGGTATGTGGACATGCTGGAGAGAGGGTCGGCGAGGGGTAGGGGTGTTGTGAGGGGTGTTAGGGCGTACGGGGTTGAGAGCCTAAGCAACCCACGGCTCAGGAGGTTCTATGGGGATGCGGCGAGGCTGGTTGAGGCGGTAGCCGAGAGGTGGGGTGGCGGGAGGGCTGTTTTGAAGCCTCTGGACCCGAAGCCCGAGCCTGGGGAGTGCGAGTCTATGGTGGGCGGGGAGGAGTGGATTCTTTTTTACCAGCCGTTCCTGGGCGTGATTCCTGTGGAGGCCTGCGGCGCCTACCCCTCCCTCCAGATGGACTACCCGCAGGAGGGGCTGCCGGAGGAGGTCATAGAAGACCTAGCCTCTAAGATAGTCTCCACGGTGTCGACGCTAAGGGCCAGGGGGTTCCAGGTTAGGCTGGAGTACTGCGGCAGGGTTGAGTGGCAGGCCCGGACTGTTTAGGCGCTTAGGTCTTTGGCGGGAGTGGATCTGGAGGTCGATGAGGCCTGCGCTAGCCCATAGCACGCCTAACGCCCGACTACATGTATATACCGCCGCTCTCCCTCTCCTCCTCACCCTCTATCATACGGCTGAGCGTCTCCAATATCTCACGCTGCATGGAGGCCATCTTCTCTATCTCGTCCGTGGGTATCTCAACCCCTATTATACTGCCGCCTATAACCTTCAAACCCCTTATTGCTGCCTCGTAGTCGACTCTCTCCGCCACGCTGTAGGGGAGCACCATGGCGGCGGGGACGCCTAGATAGTCTAGGTACATGTAGAGTAGGGCTAGGGGGCCCACCACGCCAAGCCCCGCCTCCATAGTTGGGGCCTCGAGCTGGGGCCCCTTGTAGTGCCTGTTGGCCAGCCACCTGTACCCGTGCTTCTCCTCGCGCGGCATGAACTCCATGTTAAGCCCTCCCACGAGTATAACCTTCCCAACACCCATCTCCCTCAGCCAGAGGGCCAGCGTGTAGAGGTACTCGTCCTGGACCTCCCTCTCGGGGTTGGCCCTGTGGACGATGGTTAGCACCCTCTTGTCCCGCGAGTAGTAGATGTCGAACGGGTATCCCGGGCCGTCGTCCTCAACTATGACTACCGGGGGCATGACCGGGGAGAGTATATAGCCCCTCTTGCTGGAGCCCAGGGAGAGGGCTAGGTGCTTGGAGACGAGGTAGCCCACCAGGCCGAAGCCGCGGAAGCCCGTTACGGCAGTGGCGCCCTCAAGCTCGTCCTTGGACAGGTCGCTGACAACCTTA comes from the Aeropyrum camini SY1 = JCM 12091 genome and includes:
- the tgtA gene encoding tRNA guanosine(15) transglycosylase TgtA, giving the protein MALAVFEIRDVDLAGRIGRIYTAHGAVETPAFFPVIDVYRQEVSVEEVRAAGFGQVITNAYLLWKRFGREAAEKGVHGILGFQGVVMTDSGAYQILEYGGVELSQEEAIEYQKRLGSDIAVILDIPTGDVGRREAEESVRETIRRAVEARGMIEGDERIWVYPVQGGRYFDLVEESARVGSRLGYYRMYGIGSPTVFLERYMYHVVVEAVYRAKKHLPWGRPVHLFGAGHPLVLPYAVALGVDTFDSASYILYAREGRYITEHGVYRIEDLDYLPCSCPVCSRYTPQELREMDRGERTRLLALHNLYVIAASLRRVKQAIREGRLWELLEETSRKHPSTARVMARMGRYVDMLERGSARGRGVVRGVRAYGVESLSNPRLRRFYGDAARLVEAVAERWGGGRAVLKPLDPKPEPGECESMVGGEEWILFYQPFLGVIPVEACGAYPSLQMDYPQEGLPEEVIEDLASKIVSTVSTLRARGFQVRLEYCGRVEWQARTV
- a CDS encoding proteasome assembly chaperone family protein; the protein is MVEEIKVVSDLSKDELEGATAVTGFRGFGLVGYLVSKHLALSLGSSKRGYILSPVMPPVVIVEDDGPGYPFDIYYSRDKRVLTIVHRANPEREVQDEYLYTLALWLREMGVGKVILVGGLNMEFMPREEKHGYRWLANRHYKGPQLEAPTMEAGLGVVGPLALLYMYLDYLGVPAAMVLPYSVAERVDYEAAIRGLKVIGGSIIGVEIPTDEIEKMASMQREILETLSRMIEGEEERESGGIYM